In the Salinisphaera sp. T31B1 genome, one interval contains:
- a CDS encoding AEC family transporter: MGSVINVLLPIFGLILAGYICRRTRRLGATAASELNRFVVWLCLPALLFESTANASWAAIWHPGFIAVSVLSTLGVFILTLACRLRGPLGLTDASIDALGASYANTGYIGIPLCVLVLGDEGLVPALIATLVVVCVLFGVAVVCVEIGLQAERTLSQAVVKVLSALVRNPLVVAPAVGGVWAASGLTLIEPAAKFLHLMGLATTPCALVSLGAFLAQSKGIHARGAPGLVALKLVAQPALAWVLAAYVFDLPLFWAQAALLLAALPTGTGPYMLAEFYHREASVVSSTILLSTLGSLLTLSFCLYLIAS; the protein is encoded by the coding sequence TTGGGTTCCGTCATCAACGTGTTGTTGCCTATCTTCGGGCTGATTCTGGCCGGTTATATCTGTCGTCGTACCCGGCGGCTGGGCGCGACCGCTGCGTCCGAACTCAACCGCTTTGTGGTCTGGCTGTGCCTGCCGGCGCTGCTGTTCGAATCCACCGCGAACGCAAGCTGGGCTGCGATATGGCATCCGGGATTCATCGCCGTGTCGGTCCTGTCCACCTTGGGCGTATTCATTCTGACACTGGCATGCCGCTTACGCGGGCCGCTAGGTCTGACGGATGCGAGCATCGACGCGCTGGGCGCCTCGTATGCCAATACCGGCTATATCGGCATCCCGTTATGTGTGCTGGTGTTGGGCGACGAAGGGCTGGTACCCGCGCTGATAGCCACGCTCGTCGTGGTGTGCGTGTTGTTCGGGGTCGCGGTCGTCTGTGTCGAGATCGGTCTGCAAGCGGAGCGCACACTGTCCCAGGCCGTGGTCAAGGTTCTATCAGCACTCGTTCGGAATCCGTTGGTCGTGGCCCCGGCCGTCGGGGGTGTGTGGGCGGCCAGCGGTTTGACGCTGATCGAGCCGGCGGCGAAATTCCTGCATCTGATGGGGCTGGCGACGACACCGTGTGCGCTGGTTTCACTGGGCGCATTTCTTGCCCAGTCGAAAGGCATTCACGCGCGGGGTGCGCCGGGACTGGTGGCGCTCAAGCTCGTGGCACAGCCGGCGTTGGCATGGGTTCTTGCCGCCTATGTGTTCGATCTGCCGCTGTTCTGGGCCCAGGCCGCTTTGCTCTTGGCCGCTCTGCCAACGGGTACCGGACCGTACATGCTCGCCGAGTTCTATCACCGCGAGGCGTCAGTGGTGTCCAGCACGATCTTGCTATCGACATTGGGCTCGCTACTGACTTTGTCATTCTGTCTGTACCTGATCGCATCCTGA